From a single Nicotiana tabacum cultivar K326 chromosome 8, ASM71507v2, whole genome shotgun sequence genomic region:
- the LOC142163093 gene encoding uncharacterized protein LOC142163093 gives MIFSRIVAETTSKEAWLILKKEFQGSSKVITVKIQSLRRDFETLFMKNNESVQDFLSRVTGIVSQMKSYGEEVSDETVVAKVLRSLPPKFEHVVAAIEESKDLSVFSFDELMGSLQSHESQINKSIEKNEEQAFQVKEESPIQNEKLLEQSTQGRGGRGAFRGRGRGRGRGQFVRGRNGVQCYNCHMFGHIEANCWYKNNQSSYANEEQEECMLFMARSTIMDHKIGIWFVDSGCSHHMSRERSAFRELDETKRRRIWLGDNKEIHVEGEDTVAVQTSQGKVKLIQNVLFDPSLAHNLLSVEKLLISGFSVLFDNGLCVIKNKKWVKF, from the coding sequence ATGATTTTCTCAAGAATTGTAGCAGAAACAACCTCAAAAGAAGCGTGGCTGATTTTGAAAAAGGAGTTTCAAGGTTCTTCAAAGGTAATTACTGTAAAAATACAATCTCTTCGCCGCGATTTTGAAACATTGTTCATGAAAAATAATGAATCTGTGCAAGACTTTTTATCAAGAGTTACTGGGATTGTAAGTCAAATGAAATCATATGGTGAAGAGGTAAGTGATGAAACTGTAGTAGCAAAAGTTTTAAGAAGTTTACCTCCAAAGTTTGAGCATGTGGTTGCAGCCATTGAGGAATCAAAAGACTTATCTGTGTTTTCGTTTGATGAACTAATGGGCTCTTTGCAATCTCATGAGTCACAAATCAACAAGTCGATTGAGAAGAATGAAGAACAAGCTTTTCAAGTTAAGGAAGAATCTCCAATTCAGAATGAGAAGTTGCTAGAGCAAAGTACACAAGGACGTGGTGGGAGAGGTGCTTTTAGAGGAAGAGgacgtggtagaggtagaggacaATTCGTACGTGGTAGAAATGGAGTGCAATGTTACAATTGCCACATGTTTGGTCACATAGAAGCTAACTGCTGGTACAAAAACAATCAATCTAGTTATGCAAATGAAGAACAAGAAGAATGCATGCTTTTTATGGCTCGCTCTACTATCATGGATCATAAGATTGGTATTTGGTTTGTTGATAGTGGCTGCTCTCATCACATGTCTAGAGAAAGGTCAGCATTCAGAGAGTTAGATGAGACAAAAAGGAGGCGAATTTGGCTTGGAGATAACAAGGAAATACATGTTGAAGGTGAAGATACTGTGGCTGTCCAAACGAGTCAAGGTAAAGTAAAACTTATTCAAAATGTTCTCTTTGATCCTAGTTTGGCTCATAACTTGCTAAGTGTTGAGAAATTATTGATTAGTGGATTCTCTGTCTTGTTTGATAATGGATTATgtgttattaaaaataaaaaatgggtcAAATTTTAG